In Gammaproteobacteria bacterium, a single window of DNA contains:
- a CDS encoding HNH endonuclease signature motif containing protein encodes MARLYGRRWSKARANYLEQHPWCALCEALDRMERATVVDHKIPHRGDPVLFWDEANWQSLCETHHNSTKQAVEKGRTVVLHGPDGYPAVEVGPGGCRRLR; translated from the coding sequence ATGGCGCGGCTCTACGGCCGCCGCTGGTCCAAGGCACGCGCGAACTACCTCGAGCAGCATCCGTGGTGCGCGCTCTGCGAGGCGCTCGATAGGATGGAGCGGGCGACGGTCGTGGACCACAAGATCCCGCACCGCGGCGACCCGGTGCTCTTCTGGGACGAGGCGAATTGGCAGAGCCTCTGCGAGACGCACCACAACTCGACGAAGCAGGCGGTCGAGAAGGGCAGGACGGTCGTGCTGCATGGGCCCGACGGGTATCCGGCGGTCGAGGTCGGGCCCGGCGGCTGCCGGCGGCTCCGTTAA